Proteins from a single region of Drosophila biarmipes strain raj3 chromosome 3R, RU_DBia_V1.1, whole genome shotgun sequence:
- the LOC108026294 gene encoding protein TRC8 homolog isoform X2 translates to MSVRTKVLGLVDVMMRVPPIMVIDEILKIGMGLPTRLYPDKDRGGPGASIAPPTESPPESSNPLASIKEFFGLGSGDGLGQMTPAVAAAQSALEQTIENASQSAKTHGMLSSVFNTVMDELSQDQTLADVLSITTVKFVICLFGFLSAACIFMLWTRHLVMVYMFLTSLGLTFLSYWSNVSALALMERSPSILEDLMSLNTTRLLDSGGVVMSLAPHLMAQWFMGMLFAYIHLGPRFEMLQKSMPIIFASPILVAMLPLPPKIVQQLPVVAGFTPIILTKITLMHSAMEASRTVYNGYQYALNFVSNFGLSALIENEWQRLNVPNVLRVFWTIRIIQGGYALATTESEEPLELMPATQKLLVDGCETLTAVLGMTGVISMICHYIGRGFQWYLLTYDNDEEKSLGTVSAVLFYILALQTGLTSLSPDKRFIRLCRNLCLLMTALLHFLHNIVSPILMSLSAARNPSRKRHVRALTVCAFLVVMPVSLLYYLWSQRSISTWLLAVTAFSVEVIVKVLVSLATYTLFLLDARRQFFWEKLDDYLYYVRAFGNSVEFCFGILLFINGAWILIFESGGAIRAIMMCIHAYFNIWCEARAGWSVFMKRRSAVHKISALPEATPAQLQAFDDVCAICYQEMYSAKITRCRHFFHGVCLRKWLYVQDRCPLCHEIMMYTDKAEENAQEAEPAAVAQAEQPLRIYPRDDGNIAAAPRRSPERVPVEVPEATATSSNAAAVIGLEAASAIVDSAAAVAEARSLSNVSSSATQRISASGSSDGSYISASGQPPPPTATSAAAVATAAASNTTHMFRMSQDQQ, encoded by the exons ATGTCCGTGCGGACGAAGGTTCTCGGCCTGGTGGACGTGATGATGCGCGTTCCGCCGATAATGGTCATCGACGAGATCCTGAAGATCGGCATGGGCCTGCCCACGCGACTCTATCCGGACAAGGATAGGGGCGGCCCCGGTGCCAGCATAGCCCCGCCAACAGAGTCCCCGCCAGAGTCATCCAATCCCCTCGCCAGCATCAAGGAGTTCTTCGGCCTCGGCTCGGGCGATGGTCTCGGCCAAATGACCCCCGCCGTCGCTGCCGCTCAATCTGCCCTGGAACAGACCATCGAGAATGCCTCCCAGTCCGCGAAAACCCACGGAATGCTCAGCTCCGTCTTCAACACCGTCATGGACGAACTGTCCCAGGACCAAACGCTGGCAGATGTACTCAGCATCACCACGGTCAAGTTCGTCATCTGCCTATTCG GTTTCCTGTCCGCCGCTTGCATCTTCATGCTCTGGACCCGCCACCTGGTGATGGTCTACATGTTCCTCACCTCGCTGGGCCTCACCTTCCTGTCATACTGGTCGAATGTGAGTGCGCTGGCGCTAATGGAGCGGAGTCCCAGCATACTGGAGGATCTGATGTCGCTCAATACCACGAGATTACTGGACTCGGGCGGGGTGGTCATGTCGCTGGCGCCGCATCTGATGGCCCAGTGGTTCATGGGCATGCTGTTCGCCTACATCCACCTGGGTCCGAGGTTCGAGATGCTCCAGAAGTCGATGCCCATCATTTTCGCTAGTCCAATTCTGGTGGCCATGCTTCCACTGCCGCCGAAAATAGTACAACAGCTGCCAGTGGTGGCCGGATTTACGCCCATCATCCTAACGAAAATCACGCTGATGCACAGCGCCATGGAGGCCAGTCGGACTGTCTACAACGGGTATCAGTACGCCCTGAACTTTGTGTCCAACTTTGGACTGTCGGCGCTCATAGAGAATGAATGGCAACGGCTGAATGTGCCCAACGTTTTGAGGGTTTTTTGGACCATCAG aaTCATTCAAGGTGGCTATGCTCTGGCCACGACGGAGTCCGAAGAGCCATTGGAACTAATGCCTGCCACACAGAAGCTGCTCGTCGATGGCTGTGAAACTCTGACAGCGGTTTTGGGCATGACGGGTGTCATCTCGATGATCTGCCATTACATCGGACGCGGCTTCCAGTGGTACCTGCTGACCTACGACAACGACGAGGAGAAGTCGCTTGGCACTGTTTCGGCCGTGCTATTCTACATACTTGCTCTGCAGACGGGTTTAACCTCGCTGTCGCCGGACAAACGCTTCATTAGGCTGTGCAGAAATCTGTGCCTGCTGATGACCGCTCTGCTGCACTTCCTTCACAACATCGTCTCGCCCATACTGATGTCGCTAAGTGCCGCCCGGAATCCCTCCCGAAAACGCCATGTGCGCGCTCTCACAGTCTGCGCTTTCCTCGTGGTGATGCCCGTATCCCTGCTCTACTACCTCTGGTCACAGCGATCCATATCCACCTGGCTGCTGGCGGTTACCGCCTTCTCCGTCGAGGTGATCGTCAAG GTGCTCGTCTCGCTGGCTACCTACACGCTCTTCCTGTTGGATGCCCGCCGTCAGTTCTTCTGGGAAAAGCTCGACGACTATCTGTACTATGTTCGGGCTTTTGGAAATTCCGTGGAATTCTGTTTCGGCATCCTCCTGTTCATCAACGGTGCTTGGATCCTCATATTCGAGTCGG GCGGCGCCATCAGAGCGATCATGATGTGCATCCATGCCTACTTTAATATCTGGTGCGAGGCCCGGGCGGGATGGTCGGTCTTCATGAAGCGCCGTTCGGCTGTCCACAAGATCTCTGCCCTGCCGGAGGCAACTCCTGCCCAGCTGCAGGCATTCGACGATGTCTGCGCCATTTGCTATCAG GAAATGTATTCTGCCAAGATCACGCGGTGTCGTCACTTCTTCCATGGTGTCTGCCTGCGCAAGTGGCTGTATGTCCAGGATCGTTGCCCCTTGTGCCACGAGATTATGATGTATACGGACAAGGCAGAGGAAAATGCGCAGGAGGCGGAGCCCGCGGCAGTTGCCCAGGCTGAACAGCCACTTCGTATTTACCCGCGAGAC GACGGAAACATTGCAGCTGCGCCGCGAAGATCGCCAGAGCGAGTTCCAGTTGAGGTGCCGGAGGCGACGGCCACCTCCTCAAATGCAGCAGCGGTGATCGGACTGGAGGCGGCATCGGCCATTGTCGACTCAGCAGCGGCTGTTGCGGAGGCGAGGTCTCTGTCCAACGTCTCCAGCAGCGCCACGCAAAGAATCAGCGCCAGCGGAAGCAGTGACGGCAGCTACATCTCAGCATCCGGCCAACCACCGCCGCCGACGGCCACCtcggctgctgctgtggcCACGGCGGCGGCCAGCAATACGACGCACATGTTCCGGATGTCGCAGGACCAGCAGTAA
- the LOC108026294 gene encoding protein TRC8 homolog isoform X1, with translation MSVRTKVLGLVDVMMRVPPIMVIDEILKIGMGLPTRLYPDKDRGGPGASIAPPTESPPESSNPLASIKEFFGLGSGDGLGQMTPAVAAAQSALEQTIENASQSAKTHGMLSSVFNTVMDELSQDQTLADVLSITTVKFVICLFGFLSAACIFMLWTRHLVMVYMFLTSLGLTFLSYWSNVSALALMERSPSILEDLMSLNTTRLLDSGGVVMSLAPHLMAQWFMGMLFAYIHLGPRFEMLQKSMPIIFASPILVAMLPLPPKIVQQLPVVAGFTPIILTKITLMHSAMEASRTVYNGYQYALNFVSNFGLSALIENEWQRLNVPNVLRVFWTIRIIQGGYALATTESEEPLELMPATQKLLVDGCETLTAVLGMTGVISMICHYIGRGFQWYLLTYDNDEEKSLGTVSAVLFYILALQTGLTSLSPDKRFIRLCRNLCLLMTALLHFLHNIVSPILMSLSAARNPSRKRHVRALTVCAFLVVMPVSLLYYLWSQRSISTWLLAVTAFSVEVIVKVLVSLATYTLFLLDARRQFFWEKLDDYLYYVRAFGNSVEFCFGILLFINGAWILIFESAQNATGGAIRAIMMCIHAYFNIWCEARAGWSVFMKRRSAVHKISALPEATPAQLQAFDDVCAICYQEMYSAKITRCRHFFHGVCLRKWLYVQDRCPLCHEIMMYTDKAEENAQEAEPAAVAQAEQPLRIYPRDDGNIAAAPRRSPERVPVEVPEATATSSNAAAVIGLEAASAIVDSAAAVAEARSLSNVSSSATQRISASGSSDGSYISASGQPPPPTATSAAAVATAAASNTTHMFRMSQDQQ, from the exons ATGTCCGTGCGGACGAAGGTTCTCGGCCTGGTGGACGTGATGATGCGCGTTCCGCCGATAATGGTCATCGACGAGATCCTGAAGATCGGCATGGGCCTGCCCACGCGACTCTATCCGGACAAGGATAGGGGCGGCCCCGGTGCCAGCATAGCCCCGCCAACAGAGTCCCCGCCAGAGTCATCCAATCCCCTCGCCAGCATCAAGGAGTTCTTCGGCCTCGGCTCGGGCGATGGTCTCGGCCAAATGACCCCCGCCGTCGCTGCCGCTCAATCTGCCCTGGAACAGACCATCGAGAATGCCTCCCAGTCCGCGAAAACCCACGGAATGCTCAGCTCCGTCTTCAACACCGTCATGGACGAACTGTCCCAGGACCAAACGCTGGCAGATGTACTCAGCATCACCACGGTCAAGTTCGTCATCTGCCTATTCG GTTTCCTGTCCGCCGCTTGCATCTTCATGCTCTGGACCCGCCACCTGGTGATGGTCTACATGTTCCTCACCTCGCTGGGCCTCACCTTCCTGTCATACTGGTCGAATGTGAGTGCGCTGGCGCTAATGGAGCGGAGTCCCAGCATACTGGAGGATCTGATGTCGCTCAATACCACGAGATTACTGGACTCGGGCGGGGTGGTCATGTCGCTGGCGCCGCATCTGATGGCCCAGTGGTTCATGGGCATGCTGTTCGCCTACATCCACCTGGGTCCGAGGTTCGAGATGCTCCAGAAGTCGATGCCCATCATTTTCGCTAGTCCAATTCTGGTGGCCATGCTTCCACTGCCGCCGAAAATAGTACAACAGCTGCCAGTGGTGGCCGGATTTACGCCCATCATCCTAACGAAAATCACGCTGATGCACAGCGCCATGGAGGCCAGTCGGACTGTCTACAACGGGTATCAGTACGCCCTGAACTTTGTGTCCAACTTTGGACTGTCGGCGCTCATAGAGAATGAATGGCAACGGCTGAATGTGCCCAACGTTTTGAGGGTTTTTTGGACCATCAG aaTCATTCAAGGTGGCTATGCTCTGGCCACGACGGAGTCCGAAGAGCCATTGGAACTAATGCCTGCCACACAGAAGCTGCTCGTCGATGGCTGTGAAACTCTGACAGCGGTTTTGGGCATGACGGGTGTCATCTCGATGATCTGCCATTACATCGGACGCGGCTTCCAGTGGTACCTGCTGACCTACGACAACGACGAGGAGAAGTCGCTTGGCACTGTTTCGGCCGTGCTATTCTACATACTTGCTCTGCAGACGGGTTTAACCTCGCTGTCGCCGGACAAACGCTTCATTAGGCTGTGCAGAAATCTGTGCCTGCTGATGACCGCTCTGCTGCACTTCCTTCACAACATCGTCTCGCCCATACTGATGTCGCTAAGTGCCGCCCGGAATCCCTCCCGAAAACGCCATGTGCGCGCTCTCACAGTCTGCGCTTTCCTCGTGGTGATGCCCGTATCCCTGCTCTACTACCTCTGGTCACAGCGATCCATATCCACCTGGCTGCTGGCGGTTACCGCCTTCTCCGTCGAGGTGATCGTCAAG GTGCTCGTCTCGCTGGCTACCTACACGCTCTTCCTGTTGGATGCCCGCCGTCAGTTCTTCTGGGAAAAGCTCGACGACTATCTGTACTATGTTCGGGCTTTTGGAAATTCCGTGGAATTCTGTTTCGGCATCCTCCTGTTCATCAACGGTGCTTGGATCCTCATATTCGAGTCGG CCCAAAATGCTACAGGCGGCGCCATCAGAGCGATCATGATGTGCATCCATGCCTACTTTAATATCTGGTGCGAGGCCCGGGCGGGATGGTCGGTCTTCATGAAGCGCCGTTCGGCTGTCCACAAGATCTCTGCCCTGCCGGAGGCAACTCCTGCCCAGCTGCAGGCATTCGACGATGTCTGCGCCATTTGCTATCAG GAAATGTATTCTGCCAAGATCACGCGGTGTCGTCACTTCTTCCATGGTGTCTGCCTGCGCAAGTGGCTGTATGTCCAGGATCGTTGCCCCTTGTGCCACGAGATTATGATGTATACGGACAAGGCAGAGGAAAATGCGCAGGAGGCGGAGCCCGCGGCAGTTGCCCAGGCTGAACAGCCACTTCGTATTTACCCGCGAGAC GACGGAAACATTGCAGCTGCGCCGCGAAGATCGCCAGAGCGAGTTCCAGTTGAGGTGCCGGAGGCGACGGCCACCTCCTCAAATGCAGCAGCGGTGATCGGACTGGAGGCGGCATCGGCCATTGTCGACTCAGCAGCGGCTGTTGCGGAGGCGAGGTCTCTGTCCAACGTCTCCAGCAGCGCCACGCAAAGAATCAGCGCCAGCGGAAGCAGTGACGGCAGCTACATCTCAGCATCCGGCCAACCACCGCCGCCGACGGCCACCtcggctgctgctgtggcCACGGCGGCGGCCAGCAATACGACGCACATGTTCCGGATGTCGCAGGACCAGCAGTAA